A DNA window from Candidatus Hydrogenedentota bacterium contains the following coding sequences:
- the pyrF gene encoding orotidine-5'-phosphate decarboxylase: protein MDRKTQLIIALDVDTREQAMAIANACGSCEWFKVGLQLFSRTGPPMVKYLVGRDAQVFLDLKLHDIPNTVAKAAKAAADLGVSLATLHAAGGRKMIEAARRAVDGTDTKLLAVTVLTSLNEDMLRSEVGLQESVGEAVARYAKLAVESGAHGIVASPHEIGIVREAIGPEPLIVTPGIRPAWAAADDQARFMTPRQAAEAGADFIVVGRPIVANEDPATATVRVIEELSV from the coding sequence GTGGACCGCAAAACGCAATTGATAATCGCGCTCGACGTAGACACGCGTGAGCAGGCTATGGCCATAGCCAACGCGTGCGGAAGTTGCGAGTGGTTCAAAGTGGGCCTTCAACTGTTTTCACGCACGGGCCCGCCCATGGTGAAATACCTCGTGGGGCGTGATGCGCAGGTCTTTCTCGATCTGAAGCTGCACGACATCCCGAATACGGTGGCAAAGGCGGCCAAGGCGGCAGCGGATTTGGGTGTTTCGCTCGCAACCCTTCATGCGGCTGGCGGCCGCAAGATGATTGAGGCAGCGCGGCGGGCCGTGGACGGTACGGATACGAAGCTGCTTGCCGTAACCGTGCTAACCAGCCTGAATGAAGACATGCTGCGCTCGGAAGTTGGCTTGCAGGAGTCCGTGGGTGAGGCCGTGGCCCGGTACGCAAAGCTTGCGGTCGAGTCCGGGGCGCATGGGATTGTCGCGTCACCGCATGAGATTGGCATCGTGCGGGAGGCGATCGGCCCCGAACCGCTCATTGTGACTCCAGGCATCCGTCCGGCATGGGCGGCGGCAGATGACCAGGCGCGTTTCATGACGCCGCGGCAAGCGGCGGAAGCCGGCGCGGACTTCATTGTGGTTGGAAGGCCTATCGTCGCGAATGAAGATCCCG
- a CDS encoding dihydroorotate dehydrogenase, whose translation MATETSIDTKPNLEINLGGLRMKNPVTVASGTFGYGQEYNQYFDVARLGAVTTKSLSLKPRSGNKPPRLVETPAGMLNAIGLQNVGIDDYLNRKAPFLRSVGATIIANIYGHSAEEYAELARRIEQEKAGDAIEANLSCPNVHDARNARGAVLVSQNPDMIAAYTKLIRSATTLPLIIKLSPNVMDIQEPALAAEEAGADALCLINTLLGMAIDAETRRPRLSNIVGGLSGPAIRPVAVKMVWDAHRAVKIPIIGTGGICRAEDAIEFLLAGATAVSVGSMSFRQPDAAMQVLQGIEEYLVRHEMASISDLIGAMRL comes from the coding sequence ATGGCAACTGAAACGAGTATAGACACGAAACCCAACCTGGAGATTAACCTGGGCGGGCTTCGGATGAAGAACCCGGTCACGGTGGCGTCGGGCACCTTTGGGTACGGCCAGGAATACAACCAGTATTTCGACGTGGCGCGGCTGGGTGCGGTCACTACGAAGAGCTTGTCGTTGAAACCGCGTTCGGGCAACAAGCCGCCCCGTCTGGTAGAGACTCCGGCGGGCATGCTGAATGCCATCGGTCTTCAAAACGTAGGCATCGACGATTATCTCAATCGTAAGGCCCCGTTTCTCCGAAGCGTAGGTGCGACGATTATCGCCAACATTTACGGCCATTCGGCGGAAGAATACGCGGAACTGGCCCGGCGAATCGAACAGGAGAAGGCGGGAGACGCCATAGAGGCAAACCTGTCGTGTCCGAATGTGCACGACGCGCGAAATGCGCGCGGCGCCGTGCTGGTTTCTCAGAATCCGGACATGATTGCGGCCTATACGAAATTGATACGTTCGGCGACTACGCTGCCGTTGATTATCAAGCTGTCTCCGAACGTAATGGATATTCAGGAGCCGGCATTGGCTGCGGAAGAAGCAGGCGCGGACGCGCTCTGCCTCATCAACACGCTGCTTGGAATGGCGATTGATGCGGAAACGAGACGCCCGCGGCTCTCGAATATCGTGGGAGGACTGAGCGGTCCGGCGATTCGGCCCGTGGCCGTGAAGATGGTCTGGGACGCGCACCGCGCCGTCAAAATCCCAATCATCGGCACAGGCGGTATTTGCCGAGCGGAAGACGCGATTGAATTCCTGCTCGCGGGCGCAACGGCGGTGTCGGTGGGTTCCATGTCGTTCCGTCAGCCCGACGCGGCCATGCAGGTACTCCAAGGCATCGAAGAGTACTTGGTCCGGCATGAAATGGCTTCGATAAGCGATTTAATTGGCGCAATGCGCCTCTGA